A window from Kovacikia minuta CCNUW1 encodes these proteins:
- a CDS encoding aldo/keto reductase, giving the protein MKYRRFGKTNLQVSVFSLGTMRCLSSQQVMTRTVQKGLALGINHLETARGYGRSEEYLGKTLRELSVPRSQLQITTKIPPMPDASSMTRAIDQSLERLNLDYLDALAIHGLNTWEHLDWVKSAQGCMKAVQQAISDRRVRHVGFSTHGFLELILAAINTDLFEFVNLHYSYFFQRNAPAIALANQKNLGVFIISPADKGGLLYTPPPALTELCQPFSPLELNYRFLLSNPSITTLSIGPANSEEFSPPLMAINWDHPLTEQEQKVFERLSKHQTQMLGSDRCSQCYACLPCPEGIHIPEALRLRNLAVAYDMTQFGQYRYRMFENAGHWFPGNKASRCTDCGDCLPKCPEELNIPVLLKDTHQRLNGEPGRRLWS; this is encoded by the coding sequence ATGAAGTACCGCCGCTTTGGCAAAACTAATCTTCAGGTCTCAGTTTTTTCTCTGGGAACCATGCGCTGCCTGAGTTCACAACAGGTGATGACTCGGACTGTGCAAAAGGGGCTTGCTTTAGGGATTAATCATTTGGAGACTGCCAGAGGCTATGGCAGAAGTGAAGAATATCTGGGAAAAACGCTGCGAGAACTGTCTGTGCCCCGTTCCCAGCTTCAGATCACGACTAAAATCCCACCCATGCCCGATGCCTCATCTATGACACGAGCAATTGATCAGTCCTTGGAACGGCTAAATCTAGACTACTTAGATGCGTTAGCAATTCATGGCTTGAATACGTGGGAGCATCTGGATTGGGTGAAGTCGGCTCAGGGGTGTATGAAGGCGGTGCAGCAGGCAATTTCCGATCGCCGGGTGCGCCACGTAGGGTTCTCGACCCACGGCTTTTTGGAGTTAATTCTGGCTGCGATCAACACAGATTTATTTGAGTTTGTCAACCTGCACTATTCCTATTTTTTTCAGCGTAATGCACCCGCAATTGCGCTTGCCAATCAGAAAAACCTGGGAGTGTTCATCATTTCTCCAGCAGATAAGGGAGGATTGCTCTATACTCCCCCTCCTGCCTTAACGGAACTATGTCAGCCATTTTCTCCTTTAGAGCTGAATTATCGATTTTTGCTGAGCAATCCATCGATTACTACGCTCAGTATTGGTCCTGCTAATTCGGAGGAATTTTCGCCTCCCTTGATGGCGATTAATTGGGATCATCCCCTGACCGAGCAAGAACAAAAGGTGTTTGAGCGTCTGAGTAAGCATCAGACCCAGATGCTTGGGAGCGATCGCTGTAGTCAGTGTTACGCTTGTTTGCCTTGCCCAGAGGGTATTCATATTCCAGAGGCGCTAAGGTTAAGGAATCTGGCAGTTGCTTACGACATGACTCAGTTTGGGCAGTATCGCTATCGCATGTTTGAAAATGCAGGTCACTGGTTTCCAGGGAACAAAGCCAGTCGTTGTACAGACTGCGGTGATTGTTTGCCAAAATGCCCAGAGGAATTGAACATTCCGGTTTTGCTGAAAGACACGCACCAGCGCCTCAACGGTGAACCTGGACGCAGGCTATGGAGCTAA
- a CDS encoding bactofilin family protein, protein MFRKNTQRSQQQSPQPNKVGPTYIAPNSEFQGTMHVEGDLLVDGVIHGTVEVRGDLVISESGLVEGPELRARNLIVHGVLKARVMIEGTLTLSRTARLEGDVNANAINIEAGAFYVGYMETGDVKALPGTRGRPELAGSNEEYYPKEGY, encoded by the coding sequence ATGTTTAGAAAAAATACTCAACGAAGTCAGCAACAAAGCCCTCAACCCAATAAAGTTGGTCCGACCTATATTGCTCCGAACAGCGAGTTTCAAGGAACAATGCATGTTGAGGGGGATCTCCTGGTTGATGGCGTTATTCATGGCACCGTTGAGGTGAGAGGGGATCTTGTCATTTCTGAGAGTGGTTTAGTTGAAGGACCCGAACTAAGAGCAAGAAATCTGATTGTTCATGGCGTGCTGAAGGCAAGAGTCATGATTGAAGGAACCTTAACGTTGAGTCGCACTGCCCGGTTAGAAGGAGATGTGAACGCGAATGCGATCAACATTGAGGCAGGGGCATTTTATGTCGGATATATGGAAACTGGTGATGTCAAAGCGCTACCAGGCACTAGGGGCAGACCGGAACTAGCCGGTAGCAATGAAGAATACTATCCCAAAGAAGGATATTAG
- the ribE gene encoding riboflavin synthase codes for MFTGLIQGLGTVHPIANDKLQITCSQTVSGLILPELALGDSVAVDGVCLTVVEILPQAFIVDASPETRDRSTLGRDPEVPVNLETSLRVGSKLGGHFVTGHVDGTGYLREAVQTSTSWEMTFVTSEAQVARYILPKGSITVNGISLTVANCNSEGTWFTVAVIPHTYRETNLQYLRPGSWVNLEGDILGKYVEKFLRSGSTQGQVSEDFSVESLTPAFLAEHGYL; via the coding sequence GTGTTTACAGGTCTAATTCAAGGATTAGGAACGGTTCACCCCATTGCCAACGATAAATTACAAATCACCTGCTCTCAGACTGTGTCCGGATTGATTCTGCCGGAGCTAGCCCTGGGTGACAGTGTGGCAGTGGATGGGGTTTGCCTGACCGTCGTGGAAATTCTTCCTCAAGCATTTATTGTGGATGCCTCACCAGAAACCCGCGATCGCAGCACCCTGGGACGCGACCCAGAGGTTCCAGTCAACCTGGAAACGTCTCTTCGAGTGGGGAGCAAATTGGGTGGACACTTCGTAACCGGACATGTAGATGGCACAGGCTACTTGAGAGAAGCCGTCCAAACCTCAACTTCCTGGGAAATGACATTTGTGACCAGCGAAGCCCAGGTTGCCCGCTACATTCTCCCCAAAGGGAGTATTACGGTGAATGGAATTAGCCTTACCGTCGCAAACTGCAATTCTGAAGGAACCTGGTTTACCGTTGCTGTGATTCCCCACACCTATCGTGAAACCAATCTCCAATACCTGCGACCTGGTAGTTGGGTCAATCTGGAGGGAGATATTTTGGGCAAATACGTCGAAAAATTTCTCCGCTCAGGTTCTACTCAAGGTCAGGTATCCGAGGATTTTTCGGTTGAAAGCCTGACACCAGCATTTTTGGCGGAACATGGATATCTATAA
- a CDS encoding extracellular solute-binding protein, with translation MGNRSSEIPDLVTLGNYWLEKAIQQQLIQPFDPTQFKHWEQLPPKWQELVTRRFPESSRVDQIWGAPYRWGTTVIAYRQDIFKDRGLKPPTDWSDLWRSDLRRQISLLDQPREVIGLVLKKLGKSYNTLDLKAIPALESELKTLRPQIKYYSSDSYLQPLLLGDTWVAVGWSEDVLTAMKRSSSIAAVVPQSGTALWADLWVRPLTKTTAIPALVMEWISFCWQPEVARQLSILSGATSPAVLEDRANLPLALRSNPLLLPEASILDRSEFLQSLPLSTVEQYQNLWKILRQTG, from the coding sequence GTGGGTAATCGTTCTTCGGAAATCCCCGATCTGGTCACGTTAGGAAATTATTGGTTAGAGAAAGCAATTCAACAACAATTAATTCAGCCTTTTGATCCCACACAATTTAAGCATTGGGAGCAACTTCCCCCTAAGTGGCAAGAGTTGGTGACTCGTCGTTTCCCCGAATCTTCCAGGGTTGACCAAATCTGGGGCGCACCCTATCGCTGGGGTACGACCGTAATTGCCTACCGCCAGGATATATTTAAAGACCGGGGTTTGAAACCGCCGACAGATTGGAGTGACCTGTGGCGATCGGATTTACGCAGGCAAATTTCTCTACTCGACCAACCACGGGAAGTGATAGGACTCGTTCTAAAGAAGTTAGGTAAGTCCTACAACACCCTTGATTTGAAAGCGATCCCAGCTCTGGAATCTGAACTAAAAACCCTGCGCCCTCAGATTAAATACTACAGTTCTGATTCCTACTTGCAGCCGTTATTGTTGGGAGATACCTGGGTAGCTGTTGGTTGGTCGGAAGATGTACTAACAGCAATGAAACGAAGTTCGTCGATCGCCGCTGTTGTGCCTCAATCAGGAACTGCCCTATGGGCAGATTTATGGGTACGCCCCCTGACAAAGACCACCGCTATCCCAGCGCTGGTGATGGAATGGATTAGCTTCTGCTGGCAACCCGAAGTTGCCCGGCAACTTTCGATCCTGAGTGGGGCAACCTCACCCGCCGTGCTGGAGGACCGAGCTAATTTACCGCTAGCCCTGCGCTCAAATCCACTGTTGCTCCCTGAAGCCAGTATTTTGGACCGGAGTGAATTCTTGCAATCGCTACCCTTGTCTACGGTTGAGCAGTATCAAAACCTTTGGAAGATCCTTCGCCAGACTGGCTAG
- a CDS encoding late competence development ComFB family protein — protein sequence MSTIHPEQAQTYRNVMESLVLEEAEKQFKRLPAKVSSYVNKAEVIAYALNRLPPLYATSERGWQQQRERASREMDAKIVAAVRQAIAAVQRDPLRAVVPLKVEEEQASLAALKGMRELLRREELSWRELVDVVENTLIQTARGEITWRKRGTGVVQRNEWRDTRYLL from the coding sequence ATGAGCACGATCCACCCTGAGCAAGCCCAGACCTACCGCAACGTGATGGAATCATTGGTGCTAGAAGAAGCTGAGAAACAATTTAAGCGACTTCCGGCGAAAGTCTCCAGTTATGTCAACAAGGCAGAAGTGATTGCCTATGCCCTCAACCGTCTCCCTCCGCTTTATGCCACCAGTGAGCGGGGTTGGCAACAACAACGCGAACGGGCAAGCAGGGAAATGGATGCCAAAATTGTGGCTGCCGTCCGGCAGGCTATTGCAGCCGTACAACGCGACCCACTGCGGGCGGTGGTTCCCTTAAAAGTGGAGGAAGAACAAGCTTCCCTGGCTGCCTTGAAAGGAATGAGGGAACTACTCAGACGGGAGGAACTTTCGTGGCGAGAACTGGTCGATGTGGTAGAGAATACTCTTATCCAGACTGCCCGTGGAGAAATTACCTGGCGTAAGCGTGGAACCGGAGTCGTTCAGCGAAATGAGTGGCGCGACACTCGCTATCTTCTCTAA
- a CDS encoding HEAT repeat domain-containing protein, with protein MLNLLEQAEAAARQGNWASLSRYLQQALLSGQTEQTFQTVELESLLSMALLVLEFGEFQDRWDIAKVFPVFGEAAIAPLIDLLQDEEIAPESRWFATRILGGFKHSTTIQALIDVLQTSGDEELNAMAAEALAGLGIPAIAALTELLISSETRLLAVRSLAQVRHSATIEPLLGVVDDPEPNVRAIALEALSSFHHPQIPLILLKALTDPVAAVRIAAIQGLGVRSDLVAELDLVHRLAERLWDLNPQVCQHAAIALGRMGTDRATEMLSDRLKSPYTAVSLQIEIIRVLGWVGTGAALNCLQQALFSLDQAEVNPTTFQEIVTILGRWADPTFRPHAAQILINALKSNHSAVSHPQVKQCIALGLGYLKQPQAFESLIQLLADEDMGVRLHTITALKTLDSQASRQRLELLANQADLPESLKRGMAIALQEWKV; from the coding sequence ATGTTGAATCTGCTAGAACAAGCTGAGGCAGCCGCCCGTCAGGGAAACTGGGCATCGCTGAGTCGATATTTACAGCAAGCCCTGCTGTCAGGACAAACAGAGCAAACCTTTCAAACCGTTGAGCTTGAATCTTTGCTTTCAATGGCGTTGCTCGTTTTAGAATTTGGCGAGTTTCAAGACCGTTGGGACATCGCGAAGGTCTTTCCAGTTTTTGGCGAGGCAGCGATCGCACCCCTGATCGACCTCCTTCAGGATGAAGAAATTGCCCCGGAGAGTCGCTGGTTTGCCACCCGGATTTTAGGAGGATTTAAGCATTCAACTACGATTCAAGCGTTGATAGACGTACTCCAAACTTCCGGTGATGAAGAACTGAATGCAATGGCAGCAGAGGCACTGGCGGGTTTAGGCATCCCAGCGATCGCCGCTCTCACAGAACTCCTGATCAGCAGTGAAACCCGACTTTTAGCCGTGCGATCCCTGGCGCAGGTGCGTCATTCTGCCACGATCGAACCGTTGCTGGGCGTGGTTGACGATCCTGAACCCAATGTGCGAGCAATTGCACTTGAAGCTTTGAGCAGTTTCCACCATCCCCAGATTCCCCTTATTTTACTGAAGGCTTTGACCGATCCCGTCGCCGCTGTCAGAATTGCTGCCATTCAGGGATTAGGGGTTCGTTCTGATCTGGTAGCCGAATTAGATCTGGTTCATCGTCTGGCGGAGCGGCTATGGGATCTGAATCCGCAAGTCTGCCAGCACGCAGCGATCGCTCTCGGTCGAATGGGGACAGATAGGGCGACAGAAATGCTGTCCGATCGATTGAAATCCCCCTACACCGCTGTCTCTTTGCAGATAGAAATTATTCGAGTGTTAGGTTGGGTAGGCACTGGAGCGGCACTGAACTGCTTACAGCAAGCTCTTTTTTCCTTAGACCAGGCAGAAGTCAATCCGACTACTTTTCAAGAAATTGTAACGATCCTGGGACGCTGGGCAGATCCAACGTTTAGACCGCACGCCGCTCAAATTCTGATCAATGCTTTAAAGTCCAACCATTCAGCGGTTTCACACCCTCAGGTGAAACAGTGTATTGCGCTGGGGCTGGGATATCTCAAGCAACCACAAGCATTTGAGTCTCTGATTCAATTGTTAGCAGATGAAGATATGGGAGTTCGGCTACACACGATTACTGCCCTCAAAACCCTGGATTCCCAAGCGTCCCGTCAACGGCTAGAGTTACTGGCGAACCAAGCCGATTTACCTGAGTCTCTGAAACGAGGAATGGCGATCGCACTCCAAGAATGGAAGGTTTAA
- a CDS encoding bifunctional nuclease family protein, translated as MIEMKVAGIALDAATRSPIVLLRDSTDRRALPIYIGQDQAKAIINALENQTPPRPLTHDLLVNMMEEWDMTLERVVIHSLQDNTFYALLTISQGETKKEIDARPSDAIAIALRTNAPIWVMEEVIADASIPVDRDADEAERRAFRDFISNLRPEDFIQRGKSSSGETQL; from the coding sequence ATGATTGAAATGAAAGTCGCTGGAATTGCGTTGGATGCAGCAACACGTAGTCCGATCGTCCTGTTGAGAGATTCTACTGATCGGCGTGCTCTGCCCATTTATATTGGACAAGATCAGGCAAAGGCGATTATTAACGCGCTAGAGAATCAAACTCCACCCCGTCCCCTCACCCATGATTTGCTTGTAAATATGATGGAGGAGTGGGACATGACGCTGGAACGAGTTGTTATCCACTCCCTCCAGGACAATACGTTCTATGCTCTGTTAACGATTTCTCAGGGCGAAACTAAAAAAGAAATTGATGCCCGCCCCAGCGATGCGATCGCGATCGCCCTGCGGACTAATGCCCCCATTTGGGTCATGGAAGAAGTCATTGCCGATGCCTCGATTCCGGTTGACCGGGATGCCGACGAAGCAGAACGTCGAGCCTTCCGCGATTTCATCTCTAACCTGCGCCCTGAAGATTTTATTCAACGGGGAAAATCCAGTAGTGGAGAAACGCAGTTGTAG